AAATGACCATGACCTTTTTTCCCCACGGCAAATCACACCGTAATGAAGCTTACGTAAGTCTCATGCAACCACCCATTTTCACTCCTATCTCTGACTTCCCCTATAAAAATGCCGGATGGCCAGCATACATCCCCTGTCGTTGCGTCCCAGAATCTCCCATtactgaggaggaagaagaagaagaagaagaagagattattCTGACCGCGACtctggcttcttcttcttcctcttcttcaattATACAGGCACGACACTCATGGCAAGATTCTGGCCATCGATACCTCTGCCATGGCTGCTCATTTCTGCAATGTTCTTGGCAGGTAGGTAGCCGCGTCGACACGATAACCTACCCTTTTCGTGATTCTCTTCGACAGAGTTCTCAGCCTTCTTTGCATTCTGCTTTTCAGCTGATGCAACGACCTTCACGCTAGTGAACAAGTGCGAGTACACGGTATGGCCAGGCGTCCTCGCCAACGCCGACGAGCCGCCGCTCTCCACCACCGGCTTCGCGCTCCAGAAGGGCGAGTCCCGCTCCCTCGCCGCCCCCGCCGGCTGGGGCGGCCGCTTCTGGGCCCGGACCCGCTGCGCCCAGGACCCCGCCGCCGGCGAGCTCTCCTGCCTCACCGGCGACTGCGGCTCCGGCCAGCTCGAGTGCGGCGGCCGCGGCGCCGCCCCtcccgcgaccctcgccgagttCAAGCTctacggcgacggcggcctcgacTTCTTCGACGTCAGCCTCGTGGACGGCTTCAACCTGCCCATGCTGGTGGCGCCCCAGGGCGGGAAAGAAGGGCGGGGGAACTGCACGAGCGTCGGGTGCACGGGCGACCTCAACGCCGCGTGCCCCTCGGAGCTGAGGGTGGCGGCCGGGGGCGGCGGGTCGGGGGTCGCCGCCTGCAAGAGCGCGTGCGAGGCGTTCCAGCAGCCGCAGTACTGCTGCAGCGGCGCGTACGGCAGCCCCCAGGCGTGCAAGCCGACGCCGTACTCGGAGGCGTTCAAGAGCGCGTGCCCGCAGGCGTACAGCTACGCGTACGACGACGCGACGAGCACCTTCACGTGCGCCGGCGCGGATTACGTCATCACCTTCTGCCCGTCGCCCAACGCCAGGTGACTTTTTTACCCTTCCGCCCTTCGTTGATTTTTCGAGACCATTGCGTCGTTTTGTCGTACGAACTAGTGGGCGCATTGGAGTTTTCGCAGATTTGAAAGGGCAGTTTCGACATTTCGAATGGGAGATTTTTTCGTCGGCTAGTGAGACGTGGCTTAAGGACAAGATGCGAAAGAGCGAGTGCGGCTCGTGGCTATTGTCAGTGGGCGCGACGAGGGCGAGGGTAAATCGCCGAGTCGCGATTGAGGAAGGATCAAAATATCTGGTTCGACCCGATGGAAAAATATCTTCTCCTGAGCTTGAGGTTTCTATTTGTTCTCTTAATGATAAGGAATTTGATAATGCACAGCTAGTTCACGACCTACtgaattaattgaaaatgatcCAATTTATATTGAcgtatttaattaattttgatcattatataaaaaaatcattttgactcactttcatataatataGATTTAGTGATCCACAACCAACCCGTCTTATTTTACTAAAAtacttatatatttaattaaatataagaAACTCATCCTCAAGCGAGATAAGAgtgcaaaatgaacaagattgCGTAAATGTAGGAGAGTTATAAAATTAAGTTAATGAAGTCATTTAATATCCATATTCTAAACTCATTTATATCTCATTtatgaatataattaataaatataacaACTCATCCCAATAAATATGAATTACGAAATGAATCTAATCATTAACTATGGAATAGGTTGGAAGTTGAGTGTGTTTGATTCTAGCTTTGTTCTTTTGATAAGTATGTTTTTCAAGCTACAGTGGTCAAAGGGTCCTAGGCCAagttccttttcctctttttgacccaaaaatatTACGTATTCCCTTTTAggatcaaaaaatatttaatcatatattcatatattaaaTATTGCTTTCAATCATGTGCATTTATCTTACCCAACAATACATGTGAATTGGGCTCACATTTATCAAGTACATTGTCGAGCCCTTGGGACCAGATTCTCATGTACTTGCGACCTAGTAAGTCATGTGGTGACTTGTCTTGCTTCCCATTGtttactttttcctcttcttttgcaaGGAGAGATCAATACCATCTTTCTTTTGTGATGAGCCATAGGGTTCATTAgtagagacttttttttttttttttggtggttgcaccattgttttcatttcttatggggtctcgttttttttttttttttttttttttttttcggagcAGCCAAAAGTCGACTTCTTCACAAGCCCAAACTCCAGAggccgccgctgccgccacaGGGGATGCACCTCTCATCAACAACACAATGGTCTATGAAGGCGTGGGGCGGAGGCGAGCCGTGCGTCGCCGTCCGCTCATGCCCATCTTTCGTCAGTCGGCCTGGTTGGCGTGGCAGCGTCCATGTGGCAGTGGCGGCAACTCTTTCTGGCATGAGGCGGGGCCCCCAATAACCGGAGCTGACCTTTTCCACTTGGGGCCCAAGTGGGGGCGCGTGGCAGAATCTTATCGGACTAGGCCCACGAGCCTGTACTTTCGGGTTGGCCCAGATGAGGTGGGTCGGAAACGACGACCTAGTGATGGAATAGCCTACTTGTTGAATCTGGCGGCACTATAGTATAAAGTGGCACATGGCGTCATCAACCATATATATGCAGCGTTAGtggttgaatttttatttttatcatcagtctttttctttggtcggtattttttaataaaaatattcttatttttggtAGAATGGTGGTTGAAttttaaatgggaaaaaaagggaataaaagGACAAAAGGCTATCCACGACATATTTCGCAATTTTTCGTTTTTTAAATTGCTAGGGTAAgttagattgaatttttttatcctGGTTTTTGGTATAGAGGAGGGAAATAAACTACTTAAGCctctcctttatttttatttttttttgggggatagGATTCGTACGTCAATAATTAATTGGGTTGGTGGTGGGGACGCATGTCTTTTGTAAGGTGTGATGTCCACATATGGTGCAGGccaatattaatataaaatacatatctacacattgattttcatatatataagtataaatataaatgcaatttccttttcatgttTGGTTTTGTTTATGGTGGGGGATTTTTTGTCGTATGAGGCACAACGACCGTGGAGGATATTAATTTGTAGTAAAGTGCAagtgtctttttccttttttccaattgcttaataaaaaagaatggatCCAACTCCAAATTGAATGTCCATCACGCTGTAACTACGATAATGAGGACAATGTGACGATAGCGGATAAGATGccgataatattaaaaataatcacaaatTGTTTTTTAAAGGATCGTGCATCGTCAATGGCAAGTCGAATATGAaactttccttttgtttgttttgcgcATCTAGTTGTTATTTTAAAGCCAGGATCAATTctttaaaattgagaaaagtgCCAATGAGACTTTGATTAGATGCTGGTTATTAAGGCATGCCCACTGAGATCCGCACGCTACACCTACCATACCATTATTGAGGGATGTCCTTGACAACGTAAAAATACAATTTGTATGTGTGCTAATACCAATTTGAAAAGAGGCTTCTAGGAACTTgggccgaaaaagaaaaaaaaaaaaaaaaaaggcagggGAGGAAGGAGAAAATGTCAGAAGTGGGATTTGAACCCACGCCCTCTCACGAGGACCAGAACTTGAGTCTGGCGCCTTAGACCACTCGGCCATCCTGACGTTGTTGATGCTTTTTGTCTAGCTATTACTAATTTGAAGGAAAGCGTGGTTTCCAAATCGGCAGTCCTCCTTCACTTCTTTTATAGCTTCGGGGGTTAGGATAAGTAATTATTTCTTATAAAGAAAACCATTTGGGTACTCGAGAGCAAAAGGAGTTATGGAGACTAGTTTTACTGCATGAACTTTCTTCAGGATTTGGTCCGAATTGTTCTGTAGATTCTCACGCTTTTTCCCTCATCTAGAACTTCGTATTTACTAATGAATACTCATCCAAAGATTGATCAGTTAGCCTAGAAAGTTTAGTAGAGTTTTCAGATGATGTgagataagaagaaaaaggattAGGCATTGGTGTTTTGCCTTCTCAATTTCCAACGACCATTTGTGGTAGTACCTTCTTGGGAGTGGGGAAatattttggctatttgctggCTTTGTCTATTGTACCCACAATATTAGGAGCACACATCGATTTTGATTCTCGTCTCCAAATTTTTAGAGCCGGGAATAATTGTTCCGATTCATTGATGAAACCAACgatgtaaatatttttatagttcttctccattttatatttttgcaggAGTGTTTTGGGAGAACTAGATGAGCAATTTGATGCCAATTTGGATGTGTCCAAGCTAAGAACTCATCCCTTAAGCTTGTAACTCATTGATCATGTACTAAGCCATAATCACACAGATAGGTCGATACCCACAATTTTAGATTTTACGAATTTTGAGATCTTGAATTGGAGCTGAAATTTCTAGTGGCTGACAATAATATTGTAAATGGCAAATTGGCTTCACCAATTGCAAAAGTCTACCATCAATTTGAAAGATCTTTGCGTTCCTAACATCGAAGTGATTAAGAAGCTTGGTGGATCAAACACCCAACCGGTTCTTGAATTGGCCTTAGAACTAGAACTAGCTTGGATTGGCTAGTTCCAAGTTCAATGGGGTCAATTTTTGATTCCACAAATTGAGAATCGACTCATATTATGATTGATTATCATATTGTAtcatataattttattatcGGTTTTGCAATTGAATATGGCAAGAGTCGATATGATTGTAAAAAGAGAATCACATTTATACTTTTGCACttgaatatgaagaaaatgttgGACCGTGGCATGGTACAATGTTGTACCGTGGAGAAACCCTAGTGAACTCACATGCATAagcaaattttttgttctcaaacttccgaaaataaaaaatgtcttcTTCCATTGCTTGTGCTACTACCTCTTTACCTCCACAATTATTGCCAGGGCAAGGCTTGTGCGatatagattttcctttttctgtaaggttttttttatttattatttttatggaaTGAGCAAATAGTTTTAATTATTACTTGTATCTGTGCACCTTCGATGCATgtgcaagagaaaaaaattaagtaccATATGTCTCGATTCTCATGAAATCATTTTAAGGTATCCGTAATTGCACGTAGACACTCCTAGTGAATTTTGGAAAAGTGAAGGGTATGGATTCAAGCCCAAAACTCATTTGGCCCAAGATAAATAGAGTAAGGCTTTAGCTTCCCAAGGAAGAAATAGATTTACCAATATTAGccagaaaaattaattaatgtgagTTGTTGACTAAAAAAGTAATGATATTATTAAGTTGTTGACTAAAAAAGTAATgatattattttagtttttgagAAACCCCACTTAGTTTCGTATTCTTTTACACATATCAGAATTCAATCCCCTCGAACTGGACAATCGAGTTACGTGATTTCAAGAGGATATTGCAAGGCAGAGATGGCTTCACTTCAATAACCTAGAAACTTaaactttctaaattttctgACACATAATACCAGCCAAAATGCATGTGCAAGGACGAAAGACAAATTGTAGACAAAATTTCATAAGAGCAATGATGGTTATTTCCTGAAaagtcgatgatatactttttaaatatatagatGGATCAATAAGTGAATCGACAATAAGTGAATCGACAAAAAATGAAGggtttgtttttattaattttgaataggAAAGTAAATAATAAGAATTTAAAGGTATCAAGATTGGTTGCAATTGCAGCTAGCCATATTAATTGTAGGAAatcaatgataaaaagaaaattttgagaaaaccTTGAGTTCTTTGATTGATTAGGGATCCTCCTACAATGAACACACTTGAGGAATTTATAACCCTTTACAGATTGTTACATATGATGTTTTTATGCAATGGCTACTACATTTAAATAAAGAGAGAACTTTCTAATCTTTAGTGGTTATAAGACATTGCATAGTCTCTTATTATCTAGTGATACTTATTCATAagaagttattaaaaaaaaaaaaaaaaagacctacAATAGCGGTAAGAAATATGACCACCTAGCAATTATGTTTTGTATCAATTGCCCACTGTCGATGGTTTTGTCGATCAACTTCCCAAGTCTTGATGAATGCTCTCATTGATAACTTTCAGAATGTTGTCAATGTCTTCCTTGACAAGTTGTTAATTCTCTTCAAGTTGTCgattgttttgtttattgttgACCAAGCTTTGCTTTCATCAACTAAGTCTGATACTTATTGATAGTAACCAAAAGTTGATCATTCTTTGGTGTCAACATATGCACATTTTTAAAGAATTGACTGATTCATCGATTGTTCGattcttttaaattagataatcaAGAGATATCATATGCCCCATTGTcatcaacaaatttgatttttccttgccaaattgcttcttgatttatttttattttttttaaacaacaCAATTAACCTTGTTATGACCCCATGAGTGATGCCACTTGcgatattttttgtttggtaaatCTTCTTTACTTGGAATACCTTGGCCTTTAACTAATTTAGTTAGGTCATCtttccaaatcaaatcaaagattCGTCCAACATATTGATATTGAACAAGTAAACTTGAGTGTCTTCCTTAACAATTCTTGTGTCTTTTGTCTTAGCAAGCAATAAGAATCAACATTTTTGccacatttattttaatgttttcatttGGGTTTGAGTCATATTATgactcataatttttcattaaagtCACATTTTGCTTAAGGTATTCATGTGGCCCTTTATCACTGCCATTTAACAACTGTTGATACTTAGACACTCTTGTTGTCAATGAAATAACTTCATCGAACAACTTCCTAATCTTGATGAAGGCTCTGGTCAATAGCTCTCATGATGTTGTCAATGACTTTCTTAGCAAGTTGTCCATTGTCTTCAGATTGTCAATTGTTCTTATTCAATATTGACCAAACCTGTACTCATCGAATAAATTGGATACTTGTTGATAATAACCAAAAGTTGGTCATTTTTTAGCATCAACAATGGGGTCAAAGCATAACAAAGGTCTTGTCCTTTCGTCTTACAAGCATCATCACACGGTCGTTTTTACCAAGTAGCatgcaaagaaacaaaaaaagattgtcttcttctttatttcttgcGCAATAGCGCACGAAATAGAACTTTCTAATCATCTCCCATAATCTCACAGCtgtaaaggaaagagaaggattTTTATCCCAAAGATCGATTAAGGTACTAGATCACCATCATTAACTTGGTAACTCACACCTAACGAGGATGTCTGCAAGGTTTAATCTGGTTGTTGACCGAACATCGAGACCGTGCGAAATTACACACTAGACAAGGGGCACATCGGGCGCTTTTTAAAGCTTATCCATCCTGGATTGGTTAGTCCATCAAGAGGCGTTGATCGAATAATAATAGAGGGTTAGCTATATTTGCCGTAATGAGCGTGGGTAGACGACCAACCTTTTGCATGGAGAGAAACACGAAAGCCCCTTTTCGAGCATCGTCTGCAAGACACTTCCAAGGGCATCGCCAGGAGCCGATCGTTGCGACCAGAAACTCTCCTTCCTGTCGTTTTAGCAACCACAAGATCACTCCCTTCCTCAACAATCACCGAACCTTGTTCATCGGTCGATCCAACCcgaaagagaaatttttttttttttctttttcttttcttggatagtTTCTGTCCTAAGACTTACCTATATTGGGAAATACCTAAATTGGGAAATACTAATTATAGCACATGTTCAGTCATGTGAAAGATGTTAGTGTAGACTTGTTCTATGAATGACATGATCAAAACGAAACGAATCCAACTCTGGAAATGACTATGGCGCCAACTTGCCAAACGGACCGATGATAAAAGGTATGGTACTTTTTTCTGTCATGTTAAAATCTATCGCATTATGAGGTTTCACTAGCAGAATCCATGTTTATATTTCAGCACCACCTTAATCGCACAATAATCATGTAACGCCATTCTGGGTATATGTTTTCCTCACAAATGGATTGAGAAATTTGGTACCATCTGCTCTTTGCAAAAAGCGTACGCCAATGACCAATATGGCAGTTTCTCCGAGAGATAATCGCATAAGTTTATGATGGGGATGTAGCTGATAATTTACGTGGATAGATAAAATcatgtaatatttttattttgtagagTCTAACCCAATATGGCAAAGGCCCGGGTGGGTTTTGCTCATTATTAAGATGTGTGtaggtgtgtgtgtgtgtatattaCAAGAAATTTAGAACACTACTAGCTGCCTAGAgtttagaaaataataagatTGGTTTATAAACTAATGTGATAAACCCTTGCTGAATCAAGTTATATACGTAGTTGTAATCACTTTCTAGAACGAAAAGCCGAATTTCTCCCCTCTACAACTCCATAATTTTTACTAGCTAATTCTAGAAGGATTGAGAAGCGTAAATTTGTTAGGTTCTAATGATTTATGTGTCGTTTCACGGACAAATGTCAAATACAAATTCGCATTTCATTTATGAAAAAGCACATTTATTTGAGAGATGTAGAATTCTTTCGAAGAATTCCCAAGGGCAAGCTATATACTTAATGCTCCATCATTTAATAAACGAAGATGGGAAATCAAGAATATTATACTTACATATGTTAGACCCTCTCTTATTTTAATCATATCATAGTTCCCATATTTTTTTAGCTATATATACCCTCTTCATGCCATAAGcaacaacatcaccatctatctgCGCTTCTCCTTCCCATTTCACCAACacatgtagagagagagagagagagagagagagagagaaagcaaaagcaaagcatGTCGTCTTCCAAACTCGTCCATTCTTCAGCATTACTTTCGGCTGCGTTCGTGTTGTTTATTTCGATTATGTTTCTGCCGGCAAGGGCTGTGGTGAAGCTGCCGCCGAACGTAACGATCCCGGCCATTATCGTGTTTGGAGATTCGATCGTCGACGCTGGCAACAACAACGACATATCAACTCTTGTCAAATGCAACTTCCCCCCCTACGGTGAGGATTTCAAAGGCGGCATCCCGACAGGAAGATTTTGCGATGGCAAAGTGCCATCCGACATCATgggtttcttctctctctcttctctcttacTAATTTTAATTGGTGATCAATAtgttcagttctaaactttccAATTATACTAATGGCTGCATGTATGTATAAACATTTTAAGtagggaaaattataaaaaaagttctATTTCGACCAACTATGATTAGAAAATGCTAACGTATTGGTCCAATCATTGTAGGCTGTTTCTATGATCAGAAAATGCCGACgtggataatttaaaaaaaaaatctaaattttttcgtttttttttttctttttaaaaaaaatccactCAATCCTCTTTCCACAAGTGAAGGATGACCTCTCAATCCTCTAGCCACCAGTGAAGGATGGCCTCACTTGGGCAAGGCGACCCTTGTTGTACCTAGGTGGGGCTGCCCTCgatggccacaagcgagggccacCCTATTTTGGGTGAGGCGAACCTCACCCCACCCTCCTTGGGCATTGTTGGTGGCCGACCACCAGTTGAGATCGGCCATtggcaaacaaaaaaaaaaaaaaattaaaaaaaggaacaaatataagataaaaaaggaaaaaaagtaaaaaaattaaaaaaaattaaagatttgtCCACGTCATGCCAATACCTTACTTAGGACCACCAACATTGACCACCAACATAGAGGCATCAAAGTCAACACTTCCCTATAATACTATACTGAA
The window above is part of the Eucalyptus grandis isolate ANBG69807.140 chromosome 6, ASM1654582v1, whole genome shotgun sequence genome. Proteins encoded here:
- the LOC104448854 gene encoding thaumatin-like protein 1b — translated: MARFWPSIPLPWLLISAMFLAADATTFTLVNKCEYTVWPGVLANADEPPLSTTGFALQKGESRSLAAPAGWGGRFWARTRCAQDPAAGELSCLTGDCGSGQLECGGRGAAPPATLAEFKLYGDGGLDFFDVSLVDGFNLPMLVAPQGGKEGRGNCTSVGCTGDLNAACPSELRVAAGGGGSGVAACKSACEAFQQPQYCCSGAYGSPQACKPTPYSEAFKSACPQAYSYAYDDATSTFTCAGADYVITFCPSPNASQKSTSSQAQTPEAAAAATGDAPLINNTMVYEGVGRRRAVRRRPLMPIFRQSAWLAWQRPCGSGGNSFWHEAGPPITGADLFHLGPKWGRVAESYRTRPTSLYFRVGPDEVGRKRRPSDGIAYLLNLAAL